From the genome of Streptomyces sp. NBC_00523:
CGACTCGACGCAGTGGGACCTGAAGCTCTGACCCGCGCAGCGCGCCCGGCCCCCGCGGAACCCGCCCCCAGGGCGGGTTTTCCGCGTCTTCTCACCCTTCGCGCTCCCCCGGCCAGGCGGCCAGCGCCAGTTCGGCGATCTCGGCCAGCTCGTCCGGGCCCGCCCCGTCGCAGGAGCGCTGCGACATGCCTTGAACGACCGTCGCGAAGTACCCGGCGAGGGCCCGGGGGTTCACCCGCTCCGGCAGTTCGCCCGTCCGCTGCGCGTCCCGCAGCCGCGCCTCCCAGGCCGTGATGTTGGAGTTGCGCACGCCCCTCAGGCGGTCGGCCACCCCGGCGTCCTGCGAGGTGACGTTCACGGCCCCCCTGATCACCATGCAGCCCGCCGGGTGCGAGGGGTCCGCATAGATCCGCGCGGCCTCCCGCAGAAGGCGTGCGAACGCGCGGTAGGCCGTGGGCTCCTGTTCCAGGGCGTCGCGCATGAAGGTCCCGACCGGCGTCCTCCCGTACGCGGCGACCGCCTCCTCGAAGAGCGACCGCTTGTCGCCGAACGCGGCGTAGAGGCTCGCGGGCCGGATGCC
Proteins encoded in this window:
- a CDS encoding TetR/AcrR family transcriptional regulator encodes the protein MWGMGETGAVRGRPRSFDRDAALAAAVRLFWERGYGATSIGELTEVMGIRPASLYAAFGDKRSLFEEAVAAYGRTPVGTFMRDALEQEPTAYRAFARLLREAARIYADPSHPAGCMVIRGAVNVTSQDAGVADRLRGVRNSNITAWEARLRDAQRTGELPERVNPRALAGYFATVVQGMSQRSCDGAGPDELAEIAELALAAWPGEREG